In one window of Alphaproteobacteria bacterium DNA:
- a CDS encoding methylated-DNA--[protein]-cysteine S-methyltransferase translates to MKEPDRSTSKASLTIPSMIGPITVVADGDYITEIHIGRRRPGRDETPLLLETKKQLDAYFARRLTIFDLPTEPRGSDFERRLWRALERIPYGAVRTYGALAREVDSIPRAIGGACGANPIPIVIPCHRVIGSNSLGGYSGGDGVATKRKLLALEQPDLLSGLS, encoded by the coding sequence CCTGACGATCCCCAGCATGATCGGCCCTATCACTGTCGTCGCCGATGGCGATTACATAACGGAAATACACATCGGTCGCCGACGACCCGGCCGGGACGAAACGCCGCTCTTGCTCGAAACGAAAAAACAGCTCGATGCCTATTTCGCCCGCAGGCTCACGATATTCGACTTGCCGACCGAGCCCCGCGGCAGCGACTTCGAGCGCCGGCTCTGGCGTGCCCTCGAACGGATCCCTTACGGCGCGGTGCGGACATATGGCGCGCTCGCCCGCGAGGTCGACAGCATTCCGCGCGCGATCGGCGGCGCTTGCGGCGCCAATCCGATCCCCATCGTGATCCCATGCCATCGTGTCATCGGGAGCAACTCCCTCGGCGGCTATTCCGGCGGAGACGGTGTGGCCACCAAAAGAAAACTGCTCGCCCTTGAGCAGCCGGACCTGCTCTCCGGGTTGAGCTGA